From Antennarius striatus isolate MH-2024 chromosome 9, ASM4005453v1, whole genome shotgun sequence, one genomic window encodes:
- the gdf6a gene encoding growth/differentiation factor 6-A translates to MDASRLVTLYLGLLLVFLGNIPCFHSAAIITPSAPRRNRGPRISHQDGQRSSKFLKDIFVSSHPFVSHHKEEFKDAIVPHEYMLSIYRTYSAAEKLGLNASFFRSSKSANTITSFVDRGTDDLLHSPLRRQKYLFDVSTLSDKEELVGAELRIFRRAPGDLLTGLYDIQVYPCRSDRLLDSRSLDPLDSTRAGWEVLDVWEMFKANQHHYHHPHHNHHHHHQQQHQQQQQGNHQQLCFQLRVTLSKSDAEVDLRQLGLDRSGRAQREKAILVAYTRSKKRENLFNEMKEKIKSRRSIGEREEAAVMKAAAAEEGVSLRGVRGEGPRRRRRTALNNRHGKRHGKKSKSRCSKKALHVNFKELGWDDWIIAPLDYEAYHCEGVCDFPLRSHLEPTNHAIIQTLMNSMDPNSTPPSCCVPTKLSPISILYIDSGNNVVYKQYEDMVVEQCGCR, encoded by the exons ATGGACGCATCACGACTCGTAACGCTATATCTGGGCCTGCTCCTTGTTTTCCTTGGGAATATACCGTGTTTCCATTCTGCTGCTATCATCACTCCCTCTGCGCCGAGGAGAAACCGGGGACCCAGGATTTCTCATCAAGACGGACAAAGGTCGTCAAAATTCCTAaaggacatttttgtgtcttCGCATCCTTTCGTTAGTCATCACAAAGAAGAGTTTAAGGACGCTATTGTGCCGCATGAATATATGCTCTCTATATACAGGACATACTCGGCTGCGGAGAAGCTCGGACTAAATGCAAGCTTTTTCCGCTCCTCTAAATCTGCCAACACCATAACGAGTTTTGTGGACAGAGGAACAG ACGATCTTTTGCACTCTCCTCTACGAAGACAAAAGTATCTGTTTGATGTCTCAACCCTTTCAGACAAAGAGGAGCTGGTCGGGGCCGAATTAAGGATATTTAGGAGAGCGCCCGGGGATTTGCTGACGGGTCTGTACGACATCCAGGTCTACCCCTGCCGCTCGGACAGACTGCTGGACTCCAGGTCTTTGGACCCGCTGGACTCCACCAGGGCCGGCTGGGAAGTGTTGGACGTGTGGGAAATGTTTAAAGCAAACCAGCACCATtatcaccacccccaccacaatcaccaccaccaccaccaacaacaacaccaacaacaacaacaggggAACCACCAGCAGCTCTGCTTCCAGCTGCGCGTTACGCTCAGCAAGTCGGACGCCGAGGTGGACCTGAGGCAGCTGGGGCTGGACAGGAGCGGCCGGGCCCAGCGAGAGAAGGCCATCCTGGTGGCCTACACCCGCTCCAAGAAGAGGGAGAACCTGTTCAACGAGATGAAGGAGAAGATCAAGTCGCGGAGGTCGATCGGCGAGAGGGAGGAGGCGGCGGTGATGAAAGCAGCGGCCGCCGAGGAGGGAGTGTCGCTGAGGGGGGTGAGAGGAGAGGGGCCccggcggaggaggaggaccgCGCTCAACAATCGTCACGGGAAGAGGCACGGGAAGAAATCGAAATCCAGGTGCAGCAAAAAGGCTCTGCACGTGAATTTCAAAGAGCTGGGCTGGGACGACTGGATCATCGCCCCCCTGGATTACGAGGCGTACCACTGCGAGGGGGTGTGCGATTTCCCCTTGAGGTCGCATCTCGAACCGACCAATCACGCCATCATACAAACGCTCATGAACTCCATGGACCCTAACAGCACCCCTCCCAGCTGCTGCGTCCCCACCAAACTCAGCCCGATCAGCATCCTGTACATAGACTCAGGCAATAACGTGGTGTACAAACAGTACGAGGACATGGTGGTGGAGCAGTGCGGGTGCAGGTAG